One window of the Mycobacterium haemophilum DSM 44634 genome contains the following:
- a CDS encoding DUF3060 domain-containing protein: MEPQDDPEARIRELERPLADSAHSSELGGTQPPHGFSYPPGPPVPPLPPSYGYGDPFRGPSPKPRSGIRLWWILGAFFVVFMLALVGGIAALSAHRLSRGGLVILPPTPSISRGPSSPRTSPSGPAPSVSRTQTPSAGPSTPPPPAGNISISGVNQSRTIVCNDSMVSVSGVSNTVVITGHCASLTVSGVKNSVTVDSVDTIDASGFNNHVTYHSGSPNIDKSGDSNVVQQG, encoded by the coding sequence ATGGAACCCCAGGATGATCCCGAAGCCCGGATCCGGGAGCTAGAGCGCCCGCTGGCTGACTCGGCGCATTCCTCCGAGCTGGGAGGCACGCAGCCACCGCACGGTTTTAGCTACCCACCCGGTCCGCCGGTTCCACCGCTCCCGCCGTCATACGGCTACGGCGACCCGTTCCGGGGCCCCTCGCCAAAACCACGCTCAGGCATCCGCCTGTGGTGGATCTTGGGGGCGTTCTTCGTCGTGTTCATGCTGGCCCTCGTGGGCGGCATCGCCGCATTAAGCGCACACCGACTTTCCCGCGGCGGCCTCGTCATTTTGCCCCCTACCCCGAGCATCTCCCGCGGTCCCAGTTCGCCGAGGACGAGCCCCAGCGGCCCGGCTCCCTCGGTAAGTCGGACTCAAACGCCTAGCGCCGGACCATCGACACCGCCGCCGCCGGCCGGCAACATCAGCATCTCCGGCGTCAACCAGAGCAGGACGATCGTCTGCAACGACAGCATGGTCAGCGTCAGCGGAGTCTCCAACACCGTCGTCATCACCGGCCATTGCGCCAGCCTCACCGTGTCCGGCGTGAAGAACTCAGTCACCGTCGACTCAGTCGACACCATCGACGCGTCCGGCTTCAACAACCACGTCACTTACCACTCGGGCTCACCGAATATCGACAAGTCCGGCGACTCGAACGTCGTCCAACAGGGCTGA
- a CDS encoding L,D-transpeptidase family protein: MRRLVALLCAAACAGWAALVLAPIGAAAGAPWFANSVGNATQVVSVVSTGGSTARMDIYQRTAAGWQPLKTGIPTHVGSAGMAAQAKSGYPATPMGVYSLDSAFGTAPNPGGGLPYTQVGPNHWWNGDDHSPTFNTMQVCQKSQCRFNTAESENLQIPAYKHAVVMGVNKAKVPGGGAAFFFHTTNGGPTEGCVAIDDATLVQIMRWLRPGAVIAIAK; encoded by the coding sequence ATGCGCCGACTGGTAGCTCTGCTGTGCGCCGCGGCCTGCGCGGGTTGGGCCGCCCTAGTGCTCGCACCGATCGGTGCTGCGGCCGGCGCCCCCTGGTTCGCCAACTCGGTCGGCAACGCCACGCAGGTAGTTTCGGTCGTCAGTACCGGCGGGTCGACCGCGCGGATGGACATCTACCAGCGCACCGCCGCGGGCTGGCAGCCGCTCAAAACCGGCATTCCCACCCACGTCGGCTCGGCGGGGATGGCGGCGCAGGCCAAGAGCGGCTATCCGGCCACCCCGATGGGGGTCTACAGCCTCGACTCCGCTTTTGGCACCGCGCCGAATCCCGGCGGCGGCCTGCCCTACACCCAAGTCGGGCCCAATCACTGGTGGAACGGCGATGACCACAGCCCGACCTTCAACACCATGCAGGTGTGCCAGAAGTCGCAGTGTCGGTTCAATACGGCCGAAAGCGAGAACCTGCAAATCCCGGCGTACAAACATGCGGTGGTCATGGGCGTCAACAAGGCCAAGGTGCCCGGCGGTGGTGCCGCGTTCTTCTTTCACACCACCAACGGTGGCCCGACCGAGGGTTGCGTGGCGATCGACGATGCGACGCTGGTGCAGATCATGCGCTGGTTGCGGCCCGGTGCGGTGATTGCGATCGCGAAATAG
- a CDS encoding nuclear transport factor 2 family protein, with translation MCCNGVMSVHDAAADVEAIKQVKYRYLRALDTKHWDDFADTLTDDIAGDYGSSLGEVLHFTNRTDLVDYLRSALGPAVITEHRVTHPEITVTGDTASATWYLQDRVIVAEFNFMLIGAAFYHDQYRRTDAGWKISATGYDRTYEATMSLAGLNFQMQPGRALS, from the coding sequence ATATGTTGCAATGGCGTAATGAGCGTTCACGACGCGGCCGCCGACGTCGAAGCAATCAAACAGGTCAAGTATCGGTACCTACGCGCGCTAGATACCAAGCACTGGGACGACTTCGCCGATACCCTCACCGACGACATCGCGGGCGACTATGGCTCCTCCCTCGGCGAGGTGCTGCACTTCACCAACCGCACCGACTTGGTGGACTACCTGCGCTCAGCGCTTGGCCCGGCCGTCATCACCGAGCATCGTGTGACACATCCGGAGATCACCGTGACCGGCGATACCGCATCGGCAACGTGGTATCTCCAAGACCGGGTTATCGTCGCCGAATTCAATTTCATGCTGATCGGCGCGGCCTTTTACCACGACCAGTACCGGCGCACCGACGCTGGTTGGAAGATCAGCGCCACCGGCTATGACCGCACCTACGAGGCGACGATGTCGTTGGCGGGCTTAAACTTTCAAATGCAACCTGGTCGCGCATTGTCTTAA
- the stf0 gene encoding trehalose 2-sulfotransferase → MSGAQTSYLVLATQRSGSTLLVESLRATGCAGEPQEFFQYLPTTGLAPQPRQWFAGVEDESILQLLDPLDPGTPDTATPVAWREHIRSSGRTPNGVWGGKLMWNQTPLLRQRAAHLPDRSGDTLRAAIRDVIGHEPVYVHVHRPDVVSQAVSFWRAVQTRVWRGRPDPERDSRAVYHAGAIAHIVGILRDQENSWRAWFVEEAITPIDIAYPVLWRNLTTIVGCVLEAIGQDRRLAPPPMLERQADQRSDEWVDRYREEAPLLGLPS, encoded by the coding sequence ATGTCCGGTGCCCAGACGTCCTATCTGGTACTTGCCACCCAGCGCAGCGGCAGCACGCTGCTGGTGGAGTCGTTACGCGCGACCGGATGCGCCGGGGAACCACAAGAGTTCTTCCAATACCTGCCGACCACCGGTCTGGCTCCCCAGCCGCGGCAGTGGTTCGCTGGCGTCGAGGACGAGTCGATTCTGCAATTACTCGATCCGCTGGACCCTGGTACGCCGGACACGGCGACGCCGGTTGCCTGGCGAGAGCATATCCGCAGTTCGGGGCGCACCCCCAACGGTGTCTGGGGTGGCAAGCTGATGTGGAACCAGACGCCACTGTTACGACAACGCGCCGCGCATCTACCCGACCGCTCCGGCGACACCCTGCGCGCGGCAATCCGCGATGTGATCGGCCACGAGCCTGTTTACGTGCACGTCCATCGACCGGACGTGGTGTCGCAGGCGGTGTCGTTCTGGCGTGCCGTACAGACCCGGGTGTGGCGGGGCCGCCCCGACCCGGAGCGCGACTCGCGGGCGGTGTACCACGCTGGCGCCATCGCCCACATCGTCGGGATCTTGCGAGATCAGGAAAACAGCTGGCGCGCTTGGTTCGTCGAGGAGGCGATCACACCGATCGACATCGCGTATCCAGTGTTGTGGCGCAACCTGACCACGATTGTCGGTTGCGTTCTTGAGGCGATCGGGCAGGACCGGCGCCTGGCACCCCCACCGATGCTGGAACGGCAGGCCGACCAGCGCTCCGACGAGTGGGTCGACCGCTACCGGGAAGAGGCACCGCTGCTGGGGTTACCCAGCTGA
- a CDS encoding trans-aconitate 2-methyltransferase yields MWDPNVYLAFADHRSRPFYDLLSRVGADRARRVVDLGCGPGHLTRYLAQRWPAAVIEAMDSSPEMVAAARERGIDATAGDLRTWKPRPDTDVVVSNAVLQWVPEHPELMVRWIGELAAGSWLAVQVPGNFETASHAAVRAVARREPYAKIMRDIPFRVGAVVHPPVHYAGMLLDAGCKVDVWETTYLHQLTGENPVLEWITGTALVPVRERLTEEAWEQFRQELIPLLADAYPVRPDGTTILPFRRVFIVAEVGGARRSAG; encoded by the coding sequence ATGTGGGATCCCAACGTCTACCTGGCTTTTGCGGATCACCGCAGCCGCCCGTTTTATGACTTGTTGTCCAGGGTGGGTGCCGACCGGGCGCGCCGAGTGGTCGACCTTGGTTGCGGCCCCGGGCACCTGACGCGCTACCTAGCACAACGTTGGCCAGCCGCGGTAATCGAAGCAATGGACAGCTCGCCAGAAATGGTCGCCGCCGCCCGGGAACGTGGGATCGACGCCACCGCTGGCGACTTGCGAACCTGGAAACCCCGGCCCGACACCGATGTGGTGGTCAGCAACGCGGTCTTGCAATGGGTGCCCGAACACCCCGAGCTGATGGTTCGGTGGATCGGCGAGCTGGCGGCCGGATCGTGGCTCGCCGTTCAGGTTCCGGGCAACTTTGAGACGGCGTCACACGCCGCAGTGCGGGCTGTCGCCCGCCGGGAACCGTACGCAAAGATCATGCGCGACATACCGTTTCGAGTCGGTGCCGTGGTCCATCCGCCGGTGCACTACGCTGGGATGCTGCTGGATGCTGGGTGCAAGGTCGACGTCTGGGAGACCACGTACCTGCACCAGCTCACTGGAGAGAACCCGGTGTTGGAGTGGATCACCGGAACCGCGCTGGTCCCGGTACGTGAGCGGCTCACCGAGGAGGCCTGGGAGCAGTTTCGCCAGGAGCTCATCCCGCTGCTGGCCGATGCCTATCCGGTCCGGCCTGACGGCACGACGATCTTGCCGTTCCGGCGAGTGTTCATCGTCGCCGAGGTTGGTGGCGCGCGCCGCTCAGCTGGGTAA
- a CDS encoding phosphatase PAP2 family protein, which translates to MTRPQNILAAAVALAAIMVYVVMWMGHQQDWGWLHGVDWSLLNATHDIGVKHPMWVRFWDDVSFALGPITWKVLGVVAAVVALVLRKVRAALLLLVCLPLSGFVTMAAKSLVGRPRPATALVHVSSTSFPSGHALEATASVLALLIIVVPLLSRSMRRVAVVVAALSVLMVGTARVALNVHHPSDVLAGCALGYLYVMVALWVFRPPMRSAQSIEPKSCCANASGRPSSLTGQPELTEPELDTAR; encoded by the coding sequence ATGACCCGCCCGCAAAACATTCTGGCCGCTGCTGTTGCTTTGGCCGCCATCATGGTTTACGTCGTTATGTGGATGGGCCACCAGCAAGACTGGGGTTGGCTGCACGGCGTGGACTGGTCGTTGTTGAACGCCACGCACGACATTGGGGTCAAGCACCCGATGTGGGTGCGGTTCTGGGATGACGTGTCTTTTGCCTTGGGCCCGATCACGTGGAAGGTGCTGGGCGTAGTGGCCGCGGTGGTCGCGCTGGTGCTGCGCAAGGTGCGGGCGGCGCTGTTGCTGTTGGTCTGCTTGCCGCTCAGCGGTTTCGTGACGATGGCGGCCAAGAGTCTGGTTGGTCGGCCGCGACCGGCCACCGCGCTGGTGCACGTATCGTCGACCTCATTTCCGTCCGGTCACGCGCTGGAAGCGACGGCCAGCGTGCTCGCGCTGCTTATCATCGTGGTCCCGCTGTTGAGTCGCTCAATGCGTCGCGTCGCGGTTGTGGTGGCCGCGCTGAGCGTGCTGATGGTGGGGACCGCCAGGGTTGCGTTGAACGTGCATCATCCGTCAGACGTGTTGGCCGGCTGCGCACTGGGATATCTGTATGTCATGGTGGCCCTGTGGGTCTTTCGCCCGCCGATGCGCAGCGCCCAATCGATCGAGCCGAAGAGTTGCTGTGCAAACGCGTCTGGCCGGCCGTCGTCGCTGACGGGGCAGCCTGAGCTGACCGAACCGGAGCTGGACACGGCCCGCTAA
- the bluB gene encoding 5,6-dimethylbenzimidazole synthase: MTDHAFNAQERRAVYRVISQRRDMRRFVPGAVVPQDVLARLLQAAHAAPSVGLMQPWRFIRITDEPLRGRIHTLVDEERALTAQALGPRAQEFLQLKVEGILECAELLVVALCDDRDRHVFGRRTLPQMDLASVSCAIQNLWLAARSEGLGMGWVSLFDPGRLAALLAMPADAQPVAILCLGPVPEFPDRPALELDGWAFARPLSEFVSENRWGGQVRPR; encoded by the coding sequence GTGACCGATCACGCGTTCAATGCCCAAGAGCGCCGGGCCGTATACCGCGTGATCTCCCAACGGCGAGACATGCGCCGGTTCGTGCCGGGCGCGGTGGTGCCGCAGGATGTGCTGGCCCGCTTGTTACAAGCCGCACACGCCGCGCCCAGTGTCGGTCTGATGCAGCCGTGGCGCTTCATCCGGATCACCGATGAGCCGCTACGCGGACGCATTCACACGCTCGTCGACGAAGAGCGCGCGCTGACCGCACAAGCCTTGGGGCCGCGGGCCCAGGAGTTTCTGCAGCTGAAGGTCGAGGGCATTCTTGAGTGCGCTGAGCTCTTGGTGGTGGCGCTGTGCGACGACCGTGACAGGCATGTCTTCGGCCGACGCACGCTACCGCAGATGGACCTGGCATCGGTATCGTGCGCCATCCAGAACCTGTGGCTAGCAGCTCGCTCCGAAGGTCTTGGCATGGGCTGGGTGTCCCTGTTCGATCCCGGACGGTTGGCGGCCCTGCTGGCAATGCCAGCCGATGCCCAGCCGGTGGCCATCCTGTGTCTGGGCCCGGTGCCTGAGTTTCCGGATCGGCCGGCGCTGGAATTGGACGGCTGGGCGTTCGCGCGACCGCTGTCGGAATTCGTGTCCGAGAACCGGTGGGGCGGGCAAGTCCGTCCCCGGTGA
- a CDS encoding sulfatase: protein MTGDSAARDRQRDNTKDNVLIVHWHDLGRQLGVYGHPDVSSPRLDQLAAEGILFTRAHATAPLCSPSRGSLFTGRYPHTNGLVGLAHHGWEYRAGVRTLPQMLSESGWYSVLFGMQHETSYPKRLGFDEFDVSNSYCEYVIDKAQVWLRNSAPALSEQPFLLTAGFFETHRPYPQERYQPADSGAVDLPDYLPDTPEVRQDLAEFYGSIATADAAVGQILDTLTQTGLDANTWVVFFTDHGPAFPRAKSTLYDTGTGIALIIRPPTGRALSPCVYDELFSGVDLVPTLLELLGLDTSADIDGVSHASLLLAPDNHTDPVRDHVYTTKTYHDSYDPIRAIRTKEYSYIENYAPRPLLDLPWDIQASPSGQAVAPLTAAPRPERELYDLRVDPTETNNLLADNRPDMDVIAANLAVRLHDWRQQTGDVIPSNFAGTHIALRYTETYLRIHNATPTSRSAIAGDRGIEE, encoded by the coding sequence ATGACGGGTGACAGTGCGGCAAGGGACCGGCAACGCGACAACACAAAAGACAACGTGCTGATTGTGCACTGGCACGACCTGGGGCGCCAGCTAGGCGTATACGGGCACCCTGATGTATCCAGCCCGCGACTGGATCAGCTTGCCGCCGAGGGCATTCTGTTCACCAGGGCCCATGCCACCGCGCCGCTGTGCTCGCCATCCCGTGGATCGCTGTTCACCGGTCGCTACCCGCACACCAATGGACTGGTCGGCCTAGCCCATCACGGCTGGGAATACCGCGCCGGGGTCCGCACCCTTCCCCAGATGTTATCCGAATCAGGTTGGTATTCAGTTCTTTTCGGTATGCAGCATGAGACTTCCTATCCGAAACGGCTGGGCTTCGACGAGTTCGACGTGTCGAACTCGTACTGCGAGTACGTCATCGACAAGGCCCAAGTCTGGCTGCGCAACAGCGCCCCAGCCCTTTCCGAACAACCATTTCTGTTGACGGCCGGGTTCTTTGAAACCCACCGGCCCTACCCACAAGAACGCTACCAACCTGCCGACAGCGGGGCCGTCGACCTGCCTGACTACCTACCTGATACCCCAGAGGTGCGCCAAGACCTCGCCGAGTTCTACGGATCCATCGCTACCGCCGACGCCGCGGTCGGCCAGATATTGGACACGCTGACCCAGACCGGCCTCGACGCCAACACGTGGGTGGTGTTCTTCACCGATCACGGCCCAGCGTTCCCGCGGGCTAAATCCACACTGTATGACACCGGAACCGGCATCGCACTGATCATCCGCCCGCCTACCGGCCGGGCACTGTCCCCCTGCGTCTACGACGAACTGTTCAGCGGTGTCGACCTGGTCCCGACGCTGTTGGAGCTGCTGGGCCTGGACACGTCGGCCGATATCGACGGTGTGTCGCACGCCAGCCTGCTGCTCGCGCCGGACAACCACACCGATCCAGTTCGCGATCACGTCTACACCACCAAGACTTACCACGACTCCTACGATCCGATTCGGGCAATCCGCACAAAGGAATACAGCTACATCGAAAACTACGCGCCCCGGCCACTGCTGGATCTGCCGTGGGATATCCAGGCCAGCCCGTCGGGACAGGCCGTCGCACCGTTGACCGCCGCACCGCGTCCGGAGCGCGAACTCTACGATTTGCGCGTCGACCCCACCGAGACCAACAACCTGCTGGCCGACAACCGCCCCGACATGGACGTGATCGCGGCGAATCTGGCTGTCCGACTGCACGATTGGCGCCAACAAACCGGCGACGTCATACCCTCGAATTTCGCTGGCACCCATATCGCGTTGCGCTATACCGAAACGTACCTACGGATCCATAACGCGACGCCGACCAGCCGGTCAGCGATCGCCGGTGACCGCGGCATCGAGGAGTGA
- a CDS encoding alpha/beta hydrolase family protein → MTSEQDPINPPIPIPNVSGADVPAGADGLPPCSALSSQERMAVGASAIGDLALRTWVASVLATTVTPNVVATSICRTRSGTERSNLNFYAELAAEQDPAKSFPPPTQLPRVSSRPARLFAERVAHGTVDNIAFASSFTAINPAMRKEWRALRSNNIVCAQHWRHADGPRPTLCVIHGFMGSSYLLNGWFFSLPWYYRSGYDVLLYTLPFHGPRAEKFSPFSGFGYFARGLSGFAEAMAQAVHDFHSIVDYLRRTGVDRIALTGISLGGYTSALLAAVDARLAAVIPNCPVVAPTTMMLDEWFPANVPLRLGLWLSKISRDELVAGLSYHCPLNYQPLLPKDRRMIITGLGDRLAPPRQAVMLWEHWDRCALHWFPGSHVLHVSQLDYLRRMSAFLHQVMFD, encoded by the coding sequence GTGACGTCCGAGCAGGATCCGATCAATCCGCCCATTCCAATCCCCAACGTCTCCGGTGCCGACGTACCGGCCGGCGCCGACGGACTACCCCCCTGCTCAGCGTTATCGTCCCAGGAGCGCATGGCCGTCGGCGCATCCGCGATCGGCGATCTCGCGTTACGCACCTGGGTCGCGTCGGTGCTGGCTACGACGGTGACGCCGAACGTGGTCGCCACGTCGATCTGCCGCACCAGATCCGGCACCGAGCGCAGCAACCTAAACTTCTACGCCGAACTGGCGGCCGAGCAGGATCCGGCGAAGTCGTTCCCGCCGCCCACCCAGTTGCCCCGGGTCTCGTCGCGGCCGGCCCGTCTGTTCGCCGAGCGGGTTGCGCACGGCACGGTCGACAACATCGCGTTCGCCAGCAGCTTTACCGCGATCAACCCCGCGATGCGCAAGGAATGGCGCGCGTTGAGGTCCAACAACATTGTGTGTGCGCAGCACTGGCGGCATGCCGACGGACCGCGTCCCACGCTGTGCGTCATCCACGGCTTCATGGGGTCGTCATATCTGCTCAACGGGTGGTTCTTCTCGCTACCGTGGTATTACCGGTCCGGCTACGACGTTCTGCTGTATACGTTGCCGTTCCACGGTCCGCGGGCGGAAAAGTTCTCGCCGTTCAGCGGTTTCGGTTATTTCGCCCGCGGCCTCAGCGGTTTTGCCGAGGCGATGGCCCAGGCCGTGCATGACTTCCATTCCATCGTCGACTATTTGCGTCGCACCGGTGTCGACCGCATCGCGTTGACCGGTATTTCGCTGGGCGGCTACACCTCCGCGCTGCTGGCTGCTGTCGACGCCCGGCTCGCGGCCGTCATCCCCAACTGCCCGGTCGTCGCTCCCACAACAATGATGTTGGACGAATGGTTCCCGGCCAACGTACCCCTCCGGTTGGGGCTGTGGCTGTCCAAGATCAGCCGTGATGAGCTCGTTGCCGGATTGTCCTACCACTGCCCGCTGAACTACCAGCCGTTGCTGCCCAAGGACCGTCGAATGATCATCACCGGTCTCGGCGACCGGTTGGCTCCACCACGTCAGGCCGTAATGCTGTGGGAGCATTGGGATCGTTGTGCGCTGCACTGGTTCCCCGGAAGTCACGTACTGCACGTGAGTCAGCTGGACTATCTGCGCCGGATGAGCGCCTTCCTGCACCAGGTCATGTTCGACTAG
- a CDS encoding DUF7159 family protein, translating to MDIVLGVSMAPTAVRLLLIEGENADGVTVEQDTFQLAAGADSATSGVADRVLAAIVGTRQGASEGGHRLTSTGVTWTDPGELAALRDELAARDVGSVMLVSPLLAAAALAQTVGAAIGYQHIATLFVEPDNATLAVVDVADGSIVDLHRQPLKNAHQARDGPCPGAVAAELMAMVAGLDAPGSRADGVFIIGCGADIVAIKPGLEAATSLDISAPEEPEMALARGAALASANAPLFAASTAALAYALDPGTGEVNPRVLSPTYLDVCAPADLGDNVLAYSALDDDDQTVQRRGPLVLAGSAMAGIAALVAGLVVVSLSSDVRSVTAQRPSPRIGVVTPATQVPPSLPQAQLPAPSSAPASPPPPQLAAPPSPPPVVQWTPPTMVNMVPATPRRVPSRRAPESVPQTPLPAAPVTTPPAAVPAPPPPPVETQPPTPIMTMYLHVPFVTIPIPIYPPAPPPPPPPPEPAP from the coding sequence GTGGACATCGTACTTGGGGTATCGATGGCACCCACGGCGGTCCGCTTGCTGCTGATCGAGGGCGAGAATGCCGACGGCGTCACCGTCGAACAGGACACGTTCCAGCTCGCCGCCGGTGCGGATTCGGCGACTTCTGGTGTGGCCGATCGAGTGCTGGCCGCGATTGTCGGCACCCGTCAAGGCGCAAGCGAGGGCGGCCACCGGCTGACATCAACAGGCGTGACGTGGACAGACCCGGGTGAGTTAGCCGCGCTGCGTGACGAGCTCGCTGCCCGCGACGTCGGGAGCGTCATGCTGGTCTCCCCGTTGCTCGCTGCCGCAGCATTAGCGCAGACGGTGGGCGCTGCGATCGGCTACCAGCACATCGCCACGCTGTTCGTCGAGCCAGACAACGCGACGTTGGCCGTCGTCGATGTCGCCGACGGTTCGATCGTCGATCTGCACCGGCAGCCTCTAAAAAATGCGCACCAGGCCCGCGACGGTCCCTGCCCAGGAGCCGTTGCCGCCGAGCTGATGGCGATGGTTGCCGGTTTGGATGCACCCGGATCGCGGGCGGACGGCGTGTTCATCATCGGCTGCGGGGCCGACATCGTCGCAATCAAACCTGGACTTGAGGCGGCGACTTCGCTCGACATCAGTGCCCCTGAGGAACCGGAGATGGCGCTGGCCCGCGGGGCCGCTCTCGCGTCGGCGAACGCGCCGCTATTCGCGGCGTCGACGGCCGCCCTGGCTTACGCGCTGGATCCGGGCACCGGTGAGGTCAACCCCCGTGTGCTGAGTCCGACATATCTTGACGTCTGCGCACCTGCCGACCTGGGCGACAATGTGCTGGCTTACAGTGCCCTGGACGACGACGACCAGACCGTGCAGCGGCGTGGGCCCTTGGTGCTGGCCGGTAGCGCGATGGCGGGGATCGCGGCCCTCGTGGCTGGGCTGGTGGTGGTTTCGTTGTCGTCTGATGTTCGCTCGGTGACCGCTCAGCGGCCCAGCCCCCGCATCGGCGTCGTCACCCCTGCGACTCAGGTGCCGCCCAGTTTGCCGCAGGCACAGCTGCCTGCTCCCAGCTCTGCCCCGGCCTCGCCGCCGCCACCACAGTTGGCTGCGCCACCGTCACCACCGCCGGTGGTGCAGTGGACGCCCCCAACCATGGTGAACATGGTGCCTGCCACACCGCGCCGGGTGCCGTCTCGGCGCGCCCCGGAGTCTGTGCCCCAGACCCCGCTACCGGCCGCCCCAGTTACCACTCCGCCGGCCGCGGTGCCGGCGCCGCCACCGCCACCTGTTGAGACTCAGCCGCCCACCCCAATCATGACGATGTACCTGCACGTCCCGTTCGTCACGATCCCAATTCCGATCTACCCACCGGCGCCGCCGCCCCCGCCTCCACCTCCGGAGCCGGCGCCGTAA
- a CDS encoding Hsp70 family protein, which produces MYDPLGLSIGTTNLAAASNGSPPASRRAVLTLYPHCAPKIGLPRETPENPNVTEPGVRMSGFVERIGDSVALVSSDGSAHDPDLLLVEALDAMVLAAGTDAASSEISIAVPAYWKPATVQALRNGLRTHVGFVRSGMAPRLVSDAIAALTAANAELCLAATGVVALLDFGGAGTSATLVNLAGDFEIISATMRYADFSGDEIDRALLLRVFEELGHGSGIDSASTAEVGQLGQLIEQCRAAKERLSTDTVTELAAELGGRRCSMTLTRNELGDLIQDRLTGFIYAFDDMLARHRKSWADLAAVVTVGGCASIPLVTERLSVHSRRPVVTVPQPAFAAACGALLLASRGEELDLRTRTSVGLSAVASGSDVIERTVGLDAGVLVIDEDALTERELAWSQTEYPGDVPAQFGGDSFYEDGPAGWSMRLNVIEPPLGRPWRRVRVSQLVIGLCALVAMTAIGGVAYTLTGMQKPGAPAVPTVAPRPAPPPSSTAPSPVPPPPTFAPVPSVTTVPSSAVPPPPPPAPPQVVVTTSPPVVTKTTVVPTTKPPTTTTTPTTTPTTTTTPTTTIAAAPPPPEPTTPTVAMTTQWLHVPLIPVPIPVPVPQHPVPQNPGGGNLQNPFLSPGG; this is translated from the coding sequence ATGTACGACCCGCTGGGGTTGTCGATCGGCACCACCAACCTCGCCGCGGCGTCTAACGGAAGTCCTCCGGCGAGTCGCCGTGCCGTATTGACCCTGTATCCGCACTGTGCCCCGAAAATCGGTCTACCCCGGGAAACCCCGGAGAACCCGAACGTGACTGAGCCCGGCGTCCGCATGAGTGGCTTTGTGGAGCGGATCGGTGACTCGGTGGCGCTGGTGTCCAGTGATGGGTCGGCTCACGATCCGGATCTGCTGCTGGTCGAGGCCCTGGATGCGATGGTGCTGGCTGCCGGCACCGACGCGGCTTCGTCGGAGATCTCCATCGCCGTTCCCGCGTATTGGAAACCCGCAACCGTACAGGCGCTGCGCAACGGGTTGCGAACGCATGTGGGCTTCGTTCGAAGCGGCATGGCGCCCCGCCTGGTGTCGGACGCAATCGCGGCGTTGACTGCCGCGAACGCGGAACTATGTCTGGCGGCAACTGGTGTGGTCGCGCTGCTTGATTTCGGCGGCGCCGGCACGTCTGCCACATTGGTGAACCTCGCCGGAGATTTTGAGATCATCAGCGCCACAATGCGTTACGCAGACTTCTCCGGCGATGAGATCGACCGGGCGTTGCTGCTTCGGGTTTTTGAGGAGCTAGGCCACGGCAGCGGTATCGACTCCGCCAGTACTGCCGAGGTCGGGCAACTCGGCCAACTCATCGAGCAGTGCCGTGCGGCTAAAGAGCGGTTATCTACCGACACTGTCACCGAATTGGCCGCTGAGCTTGGTGGACGGCGGTGCAGCATGACGCTGACTCGCAACGAGCTGGGGGACCTGATCCAGGACCGGCTGACCGGCTTCATCTACGCATTCGACGACATGCTGGCACGTCATCGTAAGAGCTGGGCAGACCTAGCGGCGGTAGTCACCGTCGGCGGCTGTGCCAGCATTCCGCTTGTTACTGAACGTCTTTCGGTGCACAGTCGCCGACCGGTCGTGACCGTGCCGCAGCCCGCGTTCGCGGCTGCGTGCGGCGCGTTGTTGCTGGCCTCGCGCGGGGAAGAGCTGGACCTAAGGACTCGGACATCCGTCGGCCTGTCCGCGGTGGCTTCCGGTAGCGACGTGATCGAACGAACGGTCGGCTTGGACGCCGGGGTGTTGGTGATCGACGAGGATGCCTTGACCGAGCGCGAGTTGGCCTGGTCGCAGACCGAATACCCCGGGGACGTACCGGCCCAGTTTGGCGGCGATTCGTTCTACGAAGACGGTCCTGCGGGCTGGTCGATGCGGCTAAACGTGATCGAGCCGCCCCTAGGACGGCCCTGGCGGCGCGTCCGGGTTTCGCAGCTGGTTATTGGGCTATGCGCCCTGGTAGCCATGACCGCGATCGGTGGTGTGGCATACACGCTGACGGGTATGCAGAAGCCCGGGGCTCCGGCGGTGCCCACCGTCGCACCCCGGCCGGCACCGCCGCCCAGCTCGACAGCACCGAGTCCGGTCCCCCCACCGCCGACCTTCGCGCCGGTCCCCAGCGTTACGACGGTGCCGAGCAGCGCTGTGCCGCCCCCACCGCCACCGGCACCGCCGCAGGTGGTTGTGACGACATCGCCGCCAGTGGTGACCAAAACAACCGTTGTGCCAACGACTAAGCCGCCGACCACCACCACGACGCCGACCACGACGCCGACCACGACGACGACGCCGACCACGACAATCGCGGCGGCCCCGCCGCCCCCGGAGCCGACCACCCCTACGGTGGCGATGACGACTCAGTGGTTGCACGTGCCGCTCATACCGGTGCCGATACCGGTTCCCGTTCCGCAGCATCCGGTTCCGCAGAATCCGGGTGGCGGCAACCTACAGAACCCGTTCCTAAGTCCCGGCGGGTAG